From the Limanda limanda chromosome 2, fLimLim1.1, whole genome shotgun sequence genome, one window contains:
- the tmem109 gene encoding voltage-gated monoatomic cation channel TMEM109 encodes MSSQSNPTCFSGPCVCVLALLCVAVSGEKVLESRSGMIQELRAALADLAGEGRTYLGRLAGEQTVLSVQKAFSQVLSVVAGSFASGLNVLLQYVSQFLQASGIQVVFPVNKVTPEGLIFFAQWLLVALLSYWLVSLAFCLVASTLRRALWLLKLGVALACFGLILRDHSVGTETMAIRLVVLVCVCVLLGVGTSKGPDMSDKTAHLEEQVKILETRLREMEKWTKLD; translated from the exons ATGTCCTCTCAGTCGAACCCCACATGTTTCAGcggaccgtgtgtgtgtgtgctcgcccTCCTCTGCGTGGCCGTTTCGGGGGAGAAAGTATTGGAGAGTCGCTCCGGGATGATCCAGGAGCTCCGGGCAGCCCTGGCTGACCTGGCCGGCGAGGGAAGGACCTACCTGGGCAGACTGGCCGGGGAGCAGACGGTGCTGTCGGTACAGAAG GCTTTCTCTCAGGTTCTGAGTGTTGTTGCAGGGAGTTTTGCCAGTGGTCTTAACGTGCTCCTACAGTATGTCTCACAATTCCTGCAGGCATCTGGAATTCAAG TCGTCTTCCCTGTCAACAAAGTTACTCCAGAGGGGCTGATCTTTTTCGCTCAGTGGCTTCTCGTGGCTCTCCTTAGCTACTGGCTGGTCTCCCTTGCCTTCTGTTTAGTTGCCTCCACTCTGAGGCGGGCCCTTTGGCTGCTGAAACTGGGTGTGGCCTTGGCCTGTTTTGGACTCATCCTGAGAGACCACAGCGTGGGCACAGAGACCATGGCCATCCGATTGGTTGTCCTTGTGTGCGTCTGCGTCCTATTGGGCGTCGGGACCTCGAAGGGCCCTGATATGTCTGATAAAACTGCTCacctggaggagcaggtgaagaTCCTGGAGACGCGACTGCGAGAGATGGAGAAATGGACAAAGTTGGACTGA
- the tmem176 gene encoding transmembrane protein 176 gives MAVAVSRDLTVQVLEDVNAVKLTDRQQVLRAAVQRGEPKCLGVSQVMLGLMVISYSIPLHVTELTEVVTLGVPWWSGLMFITAGAVAINLDKNCTMKTLHLCLMVSVVSTVLSVAAVIIYSVDIDKYPVVACVRGATESCTEKYFAMRLSRGLKSSLLLFTLAQTAISAVLSFLLFRQRRSFGQYTSLSEAAPSTPETLIPPNLH, from the exons ATGGCAGTGGCAGTCTCTAGGGATCTGACGGTGCAGGTGCTTGAGGATGTGAATGCTGTCAAGCTCACTGACAGACAGCAAGTCCTGCGAGCTGCCGTCCAGAGGGGAGAACCCAAATGTCTGGGG GTGAGTCAGGTTATGCTGGGGCTGATGGTCATATCCTACTCCATTCCGCTGCACGTCACTGAATTGACTGAGGTTGTCACCCTGGGAGTTCCCTGGTGGAGCGGCCTGATg TTCATCACAGCAGGAGCTGTTGCAATCAACTTGGACAAAAACTGCACCATGAAGACT ctgcatttgtgtttgatgGTGAGTGTGGTGTCCACTGTGCTGTCAGTGGCGGCTGTGATCATCTACTCTGTGGACATCGACAAGTACCCTGTGGTGGCCTGCGTCAGAGGGGCAACAGAGAGCTGCACTGAGAAATACTTCGCCATG AGGCTGAGCAGAGGACTGAAGTCATCCCTTCTTCTCTTCACTCTGGCACAAACAGCCATCTCTGCTgttctcagcttcctcctcttcagacAGAGGCGCAGCTTTGGACAGTACACT TCTCTCTCTGAAGCTGCTCCATCCACCCCCGAAACACTCATACCCCCAAATCTGCACTGA
- the si:dkey-9i23.16 gene encoding uncharacterized protein si:dkey-9i23.16, which produces MSSEGVGATVEARLHRLSTWFDPETAGVVTILLGLFQVVLSVPLAYADHILPKLFIMPVVLGVLIVTGGSFTMANVKNPSRQLLRGCAYSNVLGLLGTLLAFCLYCYSLSLVKNEDVCVSDTSDHYYRPSYYGCPGELLTAYCWSLILLLVLYDIVAVVLHCLLSVSALKALKTD; this is translated from the exons ATGTCTTCAGAGGGAGTAGGGGCAACAGTTGAAGCCAGGTTACATCGCCTCTCCACCTGGTTTGACCCTGAAACTGCCGGG GTGGTGACCATCCTCTTGGGGCTCTTCCAGGTTGTGCTGTCAGTCCCCCTCGCTTATGCTGATCATATTCTGCCAAAACTCTTCATAATGCCGGTTGTCTTAGGAGTTCTC ATTGTGACAGGAGGATCCTTTACCATGGCCAATGTGAAGAACCCCAGCAGACAACTG CTTCGAGGTTGTGCCTACAGTAATGTGCTTGGCCTGCTGGGGACACTGCTTGCCTTCTGCCTGTACTGTTACAGCCTCAGCCTTGTGAAAaatgaagatgtgtgtgtgagcgataCATCAGACCATTACTACAGACCATCATATTATGGATGTCCTGGGGAACTCCTGACG GCTTACTGCTGGAGTTTGATTCTTCTCTTGGTACTCTATGACATAGTGGCAGTGGTCCTGCACTgccttctgtctgtttctgccCTCAAAGCGCTTAAaacagactaa